TCCTTTCACTTCCGCAATATATATTCATTCTATTATCTCGCAAAAAGCCTACTAAGGTCATTCCTGACTCTTTGGCTAGGTCAACAGCCAAACTGCTTGGAGCACCAATGGCAGCAACTACTCTAATGCCCGCCATCATGGCTTTTTGTATCAATTCGAAACTCGCACGGCCACTTAATAATAATATATAGTTTTCCAGCGGTAATAGATTTTCTTTTAAACAATAACCTATTAATTTATCCAATGCGTTATGTCTTCCCACATCTTCTCTTAATACTATCGTATTTCCTTCTAGGTCGAATAAAGCAGAAGCATGCAAGCCACCTGTACTTTCAAATATATCTTGTTGCTGGCGTAAAGTGGTGGGAAGTTTATATATTACCTCTGGGTCAATTGGTTTATTAATCGTATTTGTTAATTCTATTCGGCAATTGGTTTTAATAGCATCGATACTGGATTTACCACATACGCCACAACTAGAAGTTGTATAAAAATTTCGTTCTAATGAAGATAATTTTAATTCCACTTCAGGTTTGAGTTCTACGCAAACGATATTCTCATCTACCAAAGTATTATAGGCTTTTTCTACTTGATTATAGTTGGTGATAATACCTTCAGTATATAAAAAGCCTGTAGAAAGTTCTGGGTCGTTTCCGGGTGTTCGCATCGTAACAGATATACTTTTGGTAGTTCTGTCGGGGCCATACAATATGCGTATTTCCAAGGGTTCTTCTTGGGCAAGCATATCATCTGCCGCAACATATTCATTGCCCGATAATTTTTGTATGTGAACAGTTGTAGTGGTAGCCATTGTTATATTGTTTGTGTTACCGATATATCACCCCGATGGGATCTTCTTTACTTACATTTTTTATTAACGCACGAAATTTCAAAGTCCCATCGGGACTATAGATTGGTTGAATGGCATGAGCAAACCTCACAAAGTCCCGTACGGACGAAATATGATATATATAATTCATTTAAGCTTCTTTAATGCTTCTTCATATTCCAATTTTGTATCCACGCTTTGTATAATTTGTATATTTTGTGGCGAAATATAATGAGTATTATATGATAATAAAAAATGTTTCAAACTATAATTTCCTTTTTCGAATTCTTTTAATAATATTTCTTTGCAAGATACTTCATAGATACCTAATAGCGGCTCTGGAATATTAAAATCATTATTATAATAGGTAGTAGCCATGCAATACGCATCTCTATTTTCTATGAGCAAAGATAGTTCATCTTTTTGAAAAAATGGATAATCGCAACCTATTACCAACCAACTCTTTTCATGTTCTTTAAAAGCCTTGAGTATTGCCGCCATTGGGCCAATATCCTCTTGTTCATCTACCAGGTAGTTAAAACCTTCAGCTATATTTTCTTCTTGATTTTTATTACAAGATATATATACCTTGTCGCAAAATTGTTTTAATAAATTATATATATAATAACGCTGCGGCAAACCATGGTAATCGAGCATGCTTTTGTCGTTGCCCATTCTGCTGCTTTGTCCGCCACATATCACTAGGCCATTCATATCATATATTTATTTGGTTCTTTTTTCTTTGGTCAATCTCGCTAATGTGGCAAGTTCCAACAGTGCTTGTCGGTTTTCTTTGGCAGGAGCACCGAAATAAGTTTTACCTCCTTCCAAACTTTTCGATACGCCCGATTTTGCCATTACCACCGCACCTTTGCCTATGGTAATATCTTTGGTCACGCCTACTTGTCCCCACAGTACCACTTCATCTTCCAAGGTGGTAACACCAGCGATTCCGCATTGTGCAGCTATAATACAATTTTGTCCAATTTTATTATCATGACCTATTTGCACAAGGTTGTCTATTTTGGTTCCACGACCAATAACGGTATCACCACTCACACCACGGTCGATAGTGGTATTGCAGCCAATCTCCACCCAATCTTCGAGTGTCGCTCTGCCGCAACTGTGCATTTTAACAAAATCACCGGGTAATCTTTTATAATAAAATGCATCGCCACCGATGGTACTATTTGCATGTATAATTACATTGTTGCCAATTACTGAATGATCATATATTACTACATTGGGATATATAATACAATTGCTGCCAATGCTCACATTGTTTCCAATCACGGCACCGTTATGTATATAAGTATTTTCGCCTATTGTAGTATTTTGTCCTTGGTGAAAAATTGTATTTGAAGGTTGCTGTAAAGGTCTGAAATATTGTGTGAGGAAATTATAATCTCGGAAAGGATTTTCACTAATCAGCAAACATTTTCCTTCGGGGCAGGGAATCTCTTTGTCTATAATAATTACCGAAGCATTAGAAGTTAAGGCTTTATTATAATACTTTTCAAAATCTACAAAAGTGATATCG
The sequence above is drawn from the Bacteroidota bacterium genome and encodes:
- the fdhD gene encoding formate dehydrogenase accessory sulfurtransferase FdhD gives rise to the protein MATTTTVHIQKLSGNEYVAADDMLAQEEPLEIRILYGPDRTTKSISVTMRTPGNDPELSTGFLYTEGIITNYNQVEKAYNTLVDENIVCVELKPEVELKLSSLERNFYTTSSCGVCGKSSIDAIKTNCRIELTNTINKPIDPEVIYKLPTTLRQQQDIFESTGGLHASALFDLEGNTIVLREDVGRHNALDKLIGYCLKENLLPLENYILLLSGRASFELIQKAMMAGIRVVAAIGAPSSLAVDLAKESGMTLVGFLRDNRMNIYCGSERISAVNL
- a CDS encoding NTP transferase domain-containing protein; this translates as MNGLVICGGQSSRMGNDKSMLDYHGLPQRYYIYNLLKQFCDKVYISCNKNQEENIAEGFNYLVDEQEDIGPMAAILKAFKEHEKSWLVIGCDYPFFQKDELSLLIENRDAYCMATTYYNNDFNIPEPLLGIYEVSCKEILLKEFEKGNYSLKHFLLSYNTHYISPQNIQIIQSVDTKLEYEEALKKLK
- a CDS encoding UDP-3-O-(3-hydroxymyristoyl)glucosamine N-acyltransferase translates to MQLETTQTLSSICSLINAKAVGDANFNITGINEIHMVKTGDITFVDFEKYYNKALTSNASVIIIDKEIPCPEGKCLLISENPFRDYNFLTQYFRPLQQPSNTIFHQGQNTTIGENTYIHNGAVIGNNVSIGSNCIIYPNVVIYDHSVIGNNVIIHANSTIGGDAFYYKRLPGDFVKMHSCGRATLEDWVEIGCNTTIDRGVSGDTVIGRGTKIDNLVQIGHDNKIGQNCIIAAQCGIAGVTTLEDEVVLWGQVGVTKDITIGKGAVVMAKSGVSKSLEGGKTYFGAPAKENRQALLELATLARLTKEKRTK